TCTGAACATCGCTTTTCATTCTATTGTAGTAGTCCAGGAAGAGTCCGTCTGGATTAACCAGGTAGATGATGATGGTGTGGTCCACAATATAATCCCCCATCCTCATCTTTAGGCCCAGCACTGGCATATACCCTATAATCGCGTCCTGCCTGCTTCACTTCCTCCGCAGTTCCCGTCAATCCAATCAGCCGGGGGTGAAAATCTTTCACGTACTTTGCCATAGCAGACACATCATCTCTCTCAGGGTCAACGGTGATAAATACTGGCTGGACAGAGGGCAGGCTTGGGTCGTCATCAAGAATACGCACCACACTGGTCATTTTATCCAGCTCGTCTGGGCAGATGTCTGGACAGTGGGTGAAGCCGAAATATAAGAGCACCCAATGGCCCAAGAAGTCACGTTTGGTCCTTCGCTGTCCTGTGTGATCTAACAGACTGAAGTCTCCCTGTCCGACTGCCACTTTTCTCAACTGCTCCAGTCTTTGCATCTGGATCTTCTTTTGTTTCTCCTGATAAACATACCACCAGGTACCAATAACGACACCTCCGAAAAGCAGCGTCACCACTAAGCGTGTATGCAGTTTGATCCCCGCTGATGAGCCTGGGTTTGGCCTTTTAGAGGAGTCTTGAGAGTAAAAAGTTATTTGTTTTCCAAGTAATCGTGGTATATGGCAGTGTGGTGGAGCAACACCTTGAGCTGAGGTTCTAATATGGTACATCTGTATCTTTTTGAGAGATCTGCATGAGAGGAATGAGGCTTTTGGGATGTGATGTGTAAGGTTATTTGTTTCTCTGGTTGTTGACCGTAGGATGCTCTGTGACATCAAATGACAGTCCAGTCCTCCGAGGCGGCCGAGTCTCAACATCCTCAGAATAACTGATGAAGAGTGAGTGGAGCAATCACGTTCAAGGCTCTGAATCCTGGAGAACTGTATTCCTGCAGACGGACATGTTGCCATTTACAAGTGAGAAGTCTGGTGTGTTTATTTAGGGATTGAGCCTCAACTCAGCAGGCAGATCTACAGAAACAGGATCACAATCTGTTGATATTCATAGTGTATTCATCATGGATTATTCAGATCTACAAATGAAGAATATTTGAAAACTAAAAAATCGTTAGTTTATAAATATTCAACATATAATCATCggtataaaagtatataaataaaataacactataaAGTAAAAACTATTTTTGATACTGCTAATTTTACCTTGATTTTTGTTATATTGAAaacgaataaacaaacaaaataaattaagacaTATAAGGGATTTTGAATGGACACTTAATATGCATTTATCACATCCCATATGAAACAGCCTTCTATGGAAGGTAACGTTAGCAAAGATAGCTCTTCGAAAAAATGTCTGTTTATAATAGAGCCTTTGGTCGGTGCAAATACAGGCTTTGTAATATGAactcaatattacatttacaaaacgTTTAAATGTCACAAACCTTGAGGTTCCAGTCGTCTGTCCTTCTCGATATAAACATGAGCTCCACATGTAACATGTCAGACTTGAGTTTCGAGGGCGCAGATTCGTCGTGTAGTATTGTCGtaaatttaaataacataataataaatgaaatataaataattattattttatattattaagtatAATACATTACTATATACTATGTATCGATATTTGCTAAGATACATATATTGCAGTAGATTCGTCATTACTGAATGGCCAGTAGATGCCAGATTGGTAAAAAATAAACAGTTGAGTGAAAAACTGTTAAACGGACAAAGTTTAAAGTTGttcgttttttatttattgtgttttaggGAAAACGTATTGCATATAATTATACTTTACATCTAACaaccaagaaaataaataaataaaacaggaaacATGGAAAAAAGAAAACGTGCATGATAAAATATGGCATTTttggtataaagtgcattttaatgcat
The DNA window shown above is from Carassius carassius chromosome 26, fCarCar2.1, whole genome shotgun sequence and carries:
- the LOC132105395 gene encoding LOW QUALITY PROTEIN: protein SCO2 homolog, mitochondrial-like (The sequence of the model RefSeq protein was modified relative to this genomic sequence to represent the inferred CDS: deleted 1 base in 1 codon), yielding MYHIRTSAQGVAPPHCHIPRLLGKQITFYSQDSSKRPNPGSSAGIKLHTRLVVTLLFGGVVIGTWWYVYQEKQKKIQMQRLEQLRKVAVGQGDFSLLDHTGQRRTKRDFLGHWVLLYFGFTHCPDICPDELDKMTSVVRILDDDPSLPSVQPVFITVDPERDDVSAMAKYVKDFHPRLIGLTGTAEEVKQAGRDYRVYASAGPKDEDGDYIVDHTIIIYLVNPDGLFLDYYNRMKSDVQIAESIRNHMKDYVKLFPD